Proteins from a genomic interval of Pantoea deleyi:
- a CDS encoding DedA family protein: MGVLHEIVQALWHQDFAALANPDVVWVVYGVMFLTLFLENGLLPASFLPGDSLLLLAGAMVAKGVMDFVPTMVILTTAASLGCWLSYLQGRWLGNTRLVKSWLMHLPAQYHQRAWNMFNRHGLMALLVGRFLAFVRTILPTMAGISGLQNGRFQLFNWLSGVLWVGIVVAFGYGISQVPFIKRHEDQVMAILMVLPMVLLVLGLSGSILVIWKKRRQKRA, encoded by the coding sequence ATGGGTGTTTTACACGAGATTGTCCAGGCGCTCTGGCATCAGGATTTTGCCGCGCTGGCGAATCCGGATGTGGTGTGGGTGGTGTACGGCGTGATGTTCCTGACGCTGTTTCTGGAAAATGGTCTGTTACCCGCCTCTTTTCTGCCGGGCGACAGCCTGCTGCTGCTGGCTGGCGCGATGGTGGCAAAAGGGGTAATGGATTTTGTGCCAACGATGGTGATCCTGACGACGGCCGCCAGTCTGGGCTGCTGGCTGAGTTATCTGCAGGGGCGCTGGCTGGGCAATACCCGGCTGGTGAAGAGCTGGCTGATGCATCTGCCCGCGCAGTATCACCAGCGCGCGTGGAATATGTTTAACCGTCACGGCCTGATGGCGCTGCTGGTGGGCCGCTTTCTCGCCTTTGTCCGCACTATCCTGCCAACCATGGCCGGGATTTCCGGCCTGCAGAACGGTCGCTTCCAGCTGTTTAACTGGCTGAGCGGTGTGCTGTGGGTCGGGATTGTGGTGGCCTTTGGTTACGGCATCAGTCAGGTGCCGTTTATCAAGCGCCATGAAGATCAGGTGATGGCCATCCTGATGGTCCTGCCGATGGTGCTGCTGGTGCTCGGCCTCTCCGGTAGCATTCTGGTTATCTGGAAGAAGCGTCGGCAGAAACGGGCCTGA
- a CDS encoding MFS transporter, giving the protein MSHTPSLQKPPKSAARTIFNVTSGNFLEMYDFMVFGYYATAIAKTFFPGDDPFASLMLTLMTFGAGFLMRPLGAIILGAYIDHHGRRKGLLLTLSLMAIGTLTIALVPGYATLGAAAPILILLGRLLQGFSAGVELGGVSVYLAEVAPEGRKGFFVSWQSGSQQIAVIFAALLGLMLNHLLAKEAVTEWGWRIPFVVGCLIVPFLFYIRRMLEETEAFSKRKHHPGMTEIMRSVASNWALVLAGMLMVVTTTVMFYMITAFTPTFGKTVLMMSDKQAFLVTLCVGISNLFWLPLMGALSDRVGRRPLLIVFTLLMIVTTWPVLHWLVGSASFAHLLEAELWLSFLYASYNGAMVVYLAEIMPAEVRAAGFSMAYSLATALFGGFTPAISSYLIHATGDKAMPGIWLTFAAVCGLIGTLLIGRMVKQYQLRHRTAPVSASL; this is encoded by the coding sequence ATGAGTCACACCCCGTCTTTACAAAAGCCGCCAAAGAGTGCCGCCCGAACCATCTTTAACGTCACCAGTGGTAACTTCCTGGAGATGTACGATTTCATGGTATTTGGCTACTACGCCACCGCGATAGCCAAAACCTTCTTCCCCGGCGATGACCCGTTTGCCTCCCTGATGCTGACCCTGATGACCTTTGGTGCGGGCTTCCTGATGCGCCCGCTGGGGGCGATCATTCTGGGTGCCTACATCGATCATCATGGTCGTCGCAAAGGGCTGCTGCTGACGCTGAGCCTGATGGCGATAGGGACGCTGACCATCGCGCTGGTGCCGGGCTACGCCACTCTGGGCGCGGCGGCCCCGATCCTGATTCTGCTGGGACGCCTGCTGCAGGGCTTCTCGGCGGGTGTTGAGCTGGGCGGCGTGTCGGTCTATCTGGCGGAAGTGGCCCCTGAAGGGCGCAAAGGCTTTTTCGTCAGCTGGCAGTCGGGCAGTCAGCAGATTGCGGTGATCTTCGCTGCGCTGCTGGGGCTGATGCTGAACCATCTGCTGGCCAAAGAGGCGGTCACGGAGTGGGGCTGGCGTATTCCGTTTGTGGTCGGCTGTCTGATTGTGCCGTTCCTGTTCTATATCCGCCGGATGCTGGAGGAGACCGAGGCGTTCAGCAAACGTAAACATCATCCGGGCATGACGGAAATCATGCGGTCGGTGGCCAGCAACTGGGCGCTGGTGCTGGCGGGCATGCTGATGGTGGTCACCACCACGGTGATGTTCTACATGATTACCGCGTTTACCCCTACCTTTGGCAAAACCGTGCTGATGATGAGCGACAAGCAGGCGTTTCTGGTAACGCTCTGCGTCGGCATCTCAAATCTCTTCTGGCTGCCGCTGATGGGGGCGCTGTCCGATCGCGTCGGACGCCGTCCGCTGCTGATTGTCTTTACGCTGCTGATGATTGTCACCACCTGGCCGGTGCTGCACTGGCTGGTGGGCTCGGCCAGCTTCGCCCACCTGCTGGAAGCGGAGCTGTGGCTGTCGTTCCTCTATGCCAGCTATAACGGCGCGATGGTGGTCTATCTGGCGGAGATTATGCCTGCCGAGGTGCGTGCCGCCGGTTTCTCGATGGCTTACAGCCTGGCAACGGCGCTGTTTGGCGGCTTCACCCCGGCCATCTCCAGCTACCTGATCCACGCCACCGGTGACAAGGCGATGCCGGGCATCTGGCTGACCTTTGCGGCCGTCTGCGGGCTGATCGGCACGCTGCTGATTGGCCGGATGGTGAAGCAGTATCAGCTGCGTCACCGTACCGCGCCGGTCAGCGCCTCACTCTAA
- a CDS encoding TRAP transporter small permease produces MTAYTRLMDGLYLLCMLVAAVALLIMVTVIPIGIFARYVMNGALSWPEPVAIICMIIFTFIGAPVGLRAGTHICVSMVTDRLSPARQRLMLRVSDLLMIATCLVIFQASYSLCEAMWMQSLAALPAVTYGEIYLPIPIGAIFTLLFVIERLLNGDQSQRPVVSLGGTH; encoded by the coding sequence ATGACTGCTTATACGCGTCTGATGGATGGGCTTTATCTGCTCTGCATGCTGGTGGCCGCGGTGGCGCTGCTGATCATGGTGACGGTGATCCCGATTGGGATCTTCGCCCGTTACGTGATGAACGGTGCCCTCTCCTGGCCGGAACCGGTCGCCATTATCTGCATGATCATTTTTACGTTTATCGGCGCGCCGGTGGGCCTGCGTGCCGGGACCCATATCTGTGTGTCGATGGTCACCGATCGCCTGTCGCCCGCCCGGCAGCGCCTGATGCTGCGCGTCAGCGACCTGCTGATGATCGCCACCTGTCTGGTGATCTTTCAGGCCAGCTACAGCCTGTGCGAAGCGATGTGGATGCAGAGTCTCGCTGCGCTGCCCGCGGTGACCTACGGCGAGATCTACCTGCCGATCCCGATCGGCGCGATCTTTACCCTGCTGTTTGTCATTGAGCGATTGCTGAACGGCGATCAGAGTCAGCGGCCGGTTGTCTCGCTGGGCGGCACCCACTAA
- a CDS encoding fimbria/pilus outer membrane usher protein, producing the protein MRSFSPHPCALAVASLLCAAAPDGLRAETYSALPPPPSLQRNGDAQQYMLELVVNQQASGNIVPVEQRDGHFRLRSGDLQRAGLPAEKLGAAGLVDVSSLQAVNVEYDAARQRLLLTVPPAWLPGQEIGEAKNGPRYPGRTSRGALINYDLYASRTDNSGTRLSMWNELRLFGEAGHLSSNGVWLQQLEGQTTYQDDGYIRYDSWWSRDDENTAMSWRVGDLITDSLAWSSSVRLGGLQVGRDFSVRPDLVTYPLPAFSGQAAVPSTVDLFINGYRSSQAAVQPGPWSMTNVPFVNGAGDAVITTTDAVGRRVTTTMPFYVSSNLLKPGLSDYAFSAGAIRENYGIRNFDYGAAAASGSWRYGMTDWLTLESHAEGSKSLAMGGAGGQLRVGSWGVVNGAVAQSQLEGDTGRQYSWGYQYNNRWFNLGTQQIQRSSTFGNLALVGSRAGGMPDSRRYALSRRSAQYSASVSLNRYGSVGAAFIDITDGQGDRTRLWNLSWSKNLWGNSSLYVSASRDQQEKSWTGAISLVIPFGEQGSAAISTERDQRGRNSQRLYASRAMPSDGGIAWDAGWANQSGNSGDYRQGSLRYRNNQIDTSAGFYGDDDNLTQWADLSGALVLMDNHLFAANAINDAFVLVKTRYPDVTVRYENQPMGRTSQQGYLLVPAISSFYPARYDIDTLDLPADMTTPRVEQRFAVKRQSGYLLDFPVEKLRSASVILFDAAGQPLPVSSQVLRPDHPTEYVGWDGLVWMENLTASNPIAVLTPDGRRCETELRIASGQPQALKTYGPLTCALPPPATGSATPADPSLSGAQP; encoded by the coding sequence CCAGCAGGCCAGCGGCAACATCGTGCCGGTGGAGCAGCGCGACGGGCATTTCCGGCTGCGCAGTGGCGATCTGCAGCGTGCCGGTCTGCCAGCGGAAAAACTGGGCGCGGCGGGGCTGGTCGATGTCAGCAGCCTGCAGGCGGTAAACGTGGAGTATGACGCGGCGCGCCAGCGGCTGCTGCTCACCGTGCCGCCCGCGTGGCTGCCGGGTCAGGAGATCGGCGAGGCAAAAAATGGCCCCCGCTATCCGGGACGCACCAGCCGCGGCGCGCTGATTAACTATGATCTCTATGCCAGCCGCACCGACAACAGCGGCACCCGCCTCTCGATGTGGAATGAGCTGCGGCTGTTTGGGGAAGCCGGACATCTCTCCAGCAACGGCGTCTGGCTGCAGCAGCTCGAAGGCCAGACCACCTATCAGGACGATGGCTACATCCGGTATGACAGCTGGTGGAGCCGCGACGATGAGAACACCGCGATGAGCTGGCGGGTCGGCGATCTGATCACCGACTCGCTGGCGTGGAGCAGCAGCGTGCGGCTCGGCGGCCTGCAGGTGGGCCGCGACTTCAGCGTGCGCCCCGATCTGGTGACCTATCCGCTGCCCGCCTTCTCCGGCCAGGCCGCCGTGCCCTCCACCGTCGATCTCTTTATCAACGGCTATCGCTCCAGCCAGGCCGCCGTGCAGCCCGGCCCCTGGTCGATGACCAATGTGCCCTTTGTCAACGGCGCGGGTGACGCCGTGATCACTACCACCGACGCGGTGGGCCGCCGCGTTACCACCACCATGCCGTTTTATGTCTCCAGTAACCTGCTGAAACCGGGCCTGTCGGACTACGCCTTCTCGGCGGGGGCGATCCGCGAAAACTACGGTATCCGCAACTTCGACTACGGGGCCGCCGCCGCCAGCGGCTCCTGGCGATACGGCATGACCGACTGGCTGACGCTGGAGAGCCACGCCGAAGGCAGCAAAAGCCTGGCGATGGGCGGCGCCGGCGGGCAGCTGCGTGTCGGCAGCTGGGGCGTGGTCAACGGCGCGGTCGCGCAGAGCCAGCTTGAGGGCGACACCGGCAGGCAATATAGCTGGGGATACCAGTACAACAATCGCTGGTTTAACCTCGGCACGCAGCAGATCCAGCGCAGCAGCACGTTCGGCAACCTGGCGCTGGTCGGCAGCCGTGCCGGCGGGATGCCGGACAGCCGCCGCTATGCCCTGTCGCGCCGCAGCGCACAGTACAGCGCCAGCGTCTCCCTGAACCGTTATGGCAGCGTGGGGGCCGCCTTTATCGATATCACGGACGGCCAGGGCGATCGCACCCGGCTGTGGAACCTCTCCTGGAGCAAAAACCTCTGGGGCAACAGCAGCCTCTACGTCTCCGCCAGCCGCGATCAGCAGGAGAAAAGCTGGACGGGTGCCATTTCGCTGGTGATCCCGTTTGGCGAACAGGGCAGCGCGGCGATCAGCACCGAACGCGATCAGCGCGGCCGTAACAGCCAGCGCCTCTATGCGTCACGCGCCATGCCCAGCGACGGCGGCATCGCCTGGGATGCGGGCTGGGCGAATCAGAGCGGTAACAGCGGCGACTACCGTCAGGGCAGCCTGCGCTATCGCAACAACCAGATCGACACCTCGGCGGGCTTCTACGGCGACGACGACAACCTGACGCAGTGGGCCGATCTCTCCGGCGCGCTGGTGCTGATGGACAACCATCTGTTCGCCGCTAACGCCATCAATGACGCCTTTGTCCTGGTGAAAACCCGCTATCCCGACGTGACCGTCCGCTACGAAAATCAGCCGATGGGCCGCACCAGTCAGCAGGGCTATCTGCTGGTGCCCGCTATCAGCAGCTTCTACCCGGCCCGCTATGATATCGACACGCTCGACCTGCCCGCCGATATGACGACGCCACGGGTGGAGCAGCGCTTCGCGGTAAAACGCCAGAGCGGCTATCTGCTCGATTTCCCGGTGGAGAAGCTGCGTTCGGCCAGTGTGATCCTGTTCGATGCCGCGGGGCAGCCGCTGCCGGTCTCCAGTCAGGTGCTGCGCCCCGATCATCCCACCGAATATGTTGGCTGGGACGGGCTTGTCTGGATGGAGAATCTCACCGCCAGCAACCCGATTGCGGTGCTGACGCCCGACGGTCGCCGCTGCGAAACCGAACTGCGCATCGCCAGTGGTCAGCCGCAGGCGCTGAAAACCTACGGCCCCCTGACCTGCGCGCTGCCGCCCCCGGCGACGGGCAGCGCCACTCCCGCTGATCCTTCCCTCTCCGGAGCGCAACCATGA
- a CDS encoding TRAP transporter large permease, with protein sequence MDALILIGSLLVLLMVGFPVAFAVGLSAFIGAWWIDLPLEAVVIQVTNGINKFSLLTIPFFILAGAIMAEGGIARRLVNFAYIFVGFIRGGLSLVNIVASTFFGAISGSSVADTASIGSVMIPQMEEKGYPRDFAAAVTASGSVQAVLTPPSHNSVIYSLATGGMVTISSLFVAGIFPGLLLAACLMVMCLGFARKRGYPKGERIPFRQALKIFFDAFWGLFTVVIIMGGILSGIFTASESAAIACFWAFFVTMFIYRDFKWRQLHILLFRTIKTVTIVMVLIAFAAGFGAVMTFMQLPTLITDAFTSLSDNKYVILMCINILLLVVGTLMDMAPLILILTPVLLPVATALGIDPVHFGMIMLTNLGIGLITPPVGTVLFVASAVSKQKIEQVVREMLPFYGMLFLVLMLITYVPAISLWLPRLMGVM encoded by the coding sequence ATGGATGCATTGATTCTGATAGGCAGTTTACTGGTACTCCTGATGGTGGGCTTTCCGGTTGCCTTCGCCGTCGGCCTCAGCGCCTTTATCGGGGCGTGGTGGATCGACCTGCCGCTGGAGGCGGTGGTGATCCAGGTGACCAACGGCATCAACAAATTTTCGCTGCTGACCATTCCGTTCTTTATTCTGGCGGGCGCGATCATGGCAGAGGGCGGCATTGCCCGGCGGCTGGTCAACTTCGCCTATATCTTTGTCGGATTTATTCGCGGCGGGCTCTCCCTGGTTAACATTGTCGCCTCGACCTTCTTCGGCGCGATCTCCGGTTCATCGGTAGCGGATACCGCCTCGATCGGCTCGGTGATGATCCCGCAGATGGAGGAGAAAGGCTATCCGCGTGATTTCGCCGCCGCCGTGACCGCCAGCGGATCGGTGCAGGCGGTGCTGACGCCCCCCAGCCATAACTCGGTCATCTATTCGCTGGCGACCGGCGGCATGGTGACCATCTCCTCCCTGTTTGTCGCCGGGATCTTCCCTGGCCTGCTGCTGGCGGCCTGTCTTATGGTGATGTGTCTGGGCTTTGCCCGTAAACGGGGCTACCCCAAAGGCGAACGGATCCCGTTTCGTCAGGCGCTGAAGATTTTCTTCGATGCGTTCTGGGGGCTGTTTACCGTGGTGATCATCATGGGGGGCATCCTCTCCGGCATCTTCACCGCCTCGGAGTCTGCCGCCATTGCCTGTTTCTGGGCCTTCTTTGTGACGATGTTTATCTACCGCGATTTCAAATGGCGTCAGCTGCACATCCTGCTGTTCCGCACCATTAAAACCGTCACCATCGTTATGGTGCTGATCGCCTTCGCGGCGGGCTTCGGCGCGGTAATGACCTTTATGCAGCTCCCGACCCTGATTACGGACGCCTTCACCAGCCTCTCCGATAACAAATATGTGATTCTGATGTGCATCAACATCCTGCTGCTGGTGGTGGGAACGCTGATGGATATGGCACCGCTGATCCTGATTCTGACGCCGGTGCTGCTGCCGGTGGCGACCGCGCTGGGCATCGATCCGGTTCACTTCGGCATGATCATGCTGACTAACCTGGGGATCGGGCTGATTACACCGCCGGTCGGTACGGTGCTGTTTGTGGCCAGCGCGGTGAGTAAACAGAAGATTGAACAGGTGGTCAGGGAGATGCTGCCCTTCTACGGCATGCTGTTCCTGGTGCTGATGCTGATCACCTATGTCCCTGCCATTTCACTCTGGTTACCGCGCCTGATGGGCGTGATGTAG
- the exbD gene encoding TonB system transport protein ExbD, whose translation MAMRLNDDLETQGEMHEINVTPFIDVMLVLLIIFMVAAPLATVDVRVNLPASTSAPQPRPEKPVYLSIKADKQLYVGNDRVTPDSLVNVLTSQTQGNKETTIFFQADKSVDYETLMSVMDKLRTAGYLKIGLMGMETVKK comes from the coding sequence ATGGCAATGCGATTAAACGACGACCTGGAAACACAGGGTGAAATGCACGAGATCAACGTGACGCCGTTTATCGACGTCATGCTGGTTCTGCTGATCATCTTTATGGTGGCCGCGCCCCTGGCGACGGTTGACGTGCGGGTGAACCTGCCCGCCTCGACCAGCGCGCCGCAGCCACGACCGGAAAAGCCGGTCTACCTGTCGATCAAGGCGGATAAGCAGCTCTATGTCGGCAACGATCGGGTCACGCCCGATTCGCTGGTGAACGTGCTGACCAGCCAGACCCAGGGCAATAAAGAGACCACCATCTTCTTCCAGGCGGATAAGTCAGTGGACTATGAAACGCTGATGAGCGTGATGGATAAGCTGCGCACGGCGGGCTACCTGAAGATCGGTCTGATGGGCATGGAAACCGTGAAGAAATAG
- a CDS encoding Csu type fimbrial protein, giving the protein MMRSLLLAGLLLLPSLGHAACNLPASSASFGSVSTFVANTTISSTSTNANVNCGAGSTLSLLGNNQITFQLTGATSNNGTRGILKRSGDTGSDNVPVRLCTDSACASELTIGGAPVVYGSQTLINLAGLLGSLNFAIPVYLRTVPGQVVAAGTYQVTLNMAVTYRVCTSISVGGLCLSEQNGSGIIPIAITAILTNDCTTITSPNISFGSAPLVGSFSAVTQTINVLCSKGSTYTVGLSNGSYPAGSVRNMASGTNRLSYEIYKESGSNRWGSAGTERWSSTISSAVSADGLTRGYNYTARILTSQSTPPAGNYSDSVVVDLSF; this is encoded by the coding sequence ATGATGAGATCTCTGCTACTGGCTGGCCTGCTGCTGCTGCCCTCGCTGGGCCACGCGGCCTGTAACCTGCCCGCCTCCAGCGCCAGCTTCGGGTCGGTTTCCACCTTCGTGGCGAATACCACCATCAGTTCCACGAGCACCAACGCCAACGTTAACTGCGGGGCGGGTTCGACCCTGTCGCTGCTGGGCAATAACCAGATCACCTTTCAGCTGACGGGCGCGACCAGCAATAACGGCACGCGCGGGATATTAAAGCGCAGCGGGGACACCGGCAGCGACAACGTGCCGGTCCGGCTCTGTACTGACTCGGCCTGCGCCAGCGAACTGACGATTGGCGGCGCACCGGTTGTCTATGGCTCCCAGACCCTGATCAACCTGGCGGGCCTGCTGGGCAGCCTGAATTTTGCCATTCCGGTCTATCTGCGAACGGTGCCCGGCCAGGTGGTGGCCGCCGGGACATATCAGGTGACGCTGAATATGGCGGTGACATACCGCGTCTGCACCAGCATCAGTGTCGGCGGGCTCTGCTTAAGCGAACAGAACGGCAGCGGCATCATCCCGATCGCTATCACCGCCATACTCACCAATGACTGCACGACGATTACCTCGCCCAATATCAGCTTTGGCAGTGCGCCGCTGGTCGGCAGTTTCTCCGCCGTCACGCAGACTATTAATGTCCTGTGCAGTAAAGGCAGCACCTATACGGTGGGGCTGAGCAATGGCAGCTATCCGGCGGGCAGCGTGCGGAATATGGCCAGCGGCACCAACCGGCTGAGCTATGAGATCTATAAAGAGTCCGGCAGCAATCGCTGGGGGTCGGCAGGAACGGAACGCTGGAGCAGTACGATCTCCTCGGCGGTGTCAGCGGATGGACTGACGCGCGGCTATAACTATACCGCGCGCATCCTGACGTCGCAGAGCACGCCGCCAGCCGGAAACTACAGCGACAGCGTGGTGGTCGATCTATCGTTTTAG
- the metC gene encoding cystathionine beta-lyase, which produces MTTRKIDTTLVSAGRSKRYTQGSVNAVIQRASSLVFDSVAEKKRATAGRAKGELFYGRRGTLTHFALQDAMTELEGGAGCVLYPCGAAAVANAILAFVEAGDHVLMSGAVYEPTQDFCTKILAKMQVSTGWFDHTTGSEIAELVQPNTRVVFLESPASITMEVQDIPAIVAAVRARAPDAIIMLDNTWAAGIFFNALAHGVDISIQAGTKYLIGHSDAMIGTAVANARCIDQLRENSYLMGQMVDADTAYMASRGLRTLGTRLRQHEESALQVAEWLAARPEVARVNHPALAQSKGHKFWQRDFNGSSGLFSFILQEKLDDARLAEYLDHFHHFSMAYSWGGYESLILANQPEELAAIRPAGGVDFTGTLVRLHIGLEHVDDLLADLEAGFSRLTR; this is translated from the coding sequence ATGACCACCAGAAAAATTGATACCACGCTCGTCAGCGCAGGACGCAGTAAGCGTTATACCCAGGGTTCGGTGAATGCGGTGATTCAGCGCGCCTCCTCGCTGGTTTTCGATAGCGTTGCGGAGAAAAAACGCGCCACCGCAGGCCGGGCAAAAGGCGAACTCTTTTATGGCCGCCGGGGCACCCTCACCCACTTTGCGCTGCAGGATGCGATGACCGAGCTGGAAGGCGGCGCAGGCTGCGTGCTCTACCCCTGTGGCGCGGCAGCGGTGGCGAACGCGATTCTGGCCTTTGTAGAAGCCGGCGATCATGTGCTGATGAGCGGCGCGGTCTATGAGCCGACACAGGACTTCTGCACAAAGATTCTGGCGAAAATGCAGGTGTCGACGGGCTGGTTCGATCACACGACAGGCAGCGAAATCGCTGAGCTTGTGCAGCCCAATACCCGGGTGGTTTTCCTTGAGTCGCCCGCCTCCATCACCATGGAAGTGCAGGATATCCCGGCGATCGTCGCGGCCGTTCGCGCCCGCGCACCCGACGCGATCATCATGCTCGACAATACCTGGGCGGCCGGGATCTTCTTTAATGCTCTGGCGCACGGCGTCGATATCTCGATTCAGGCCGGCACCAAATACCTGATTGGCCACAGCGATGCGATGATCGGCACCGCCGTAGCCAATGCGCGCTGTATCGATCAGCTGCGCGAGAACTCCTATCTGATGGGGCAGATGGTCGATGCCGACACCGCCTATATGGCGAGCCGCGGTCTGCGAACCCTGGGCACCCGTCTGCGTCAGCATGAAGAGAGCGCCCTGCAGGTGGCGGAGTGGCTGGCGGCGCGTCCGGAAGTGGCGCGGGTCAACCATCCGGCGCTGGCGCAAAGCAAGGGGCACAAGTTCTGGCAGCGCGATTTTAACGGCAGCAGCGGCCTGTTCTCCTTTATCCTGCAGGAAAAATTAGATGACGCCCGGCTGGCAGAATATCTCGATCACTTCCATCATTTCAGCATGGCTTACTCCTGGGGTGGCTACGAGTCGCTGATTCTGGCGAATCAGCCCGAAGAGCTGGCCGCCATTCGTCCGGCGGGCGGCGTGGATTTCACCGGCACGCTGGTGCGTCTGCACATCGGCCTGGAGCACGTTGATGACCTGCTGGCTGACCTGGAGGCGGGATTTTCGCGTCTGACGCGCTGA
- the exbB gene encoding tol-pal system-associated acyl-CoA thioesterase encodes MQTDLSVWGMYQHADIVVKVVMIGLLLASVVTWAIFFGKYAELSAAKRRLKREQQALGEARNLNDAARIAQSFTGHSHSAVLLNDAQNELALSAGVEDTNGIKDRTSFRLERRVAAFSRHAGRGNGFLATIGSVAPFVGLFGTVWGIMNSFIGIAKTQTTNLAVVAPGIAEALLATAVGLVAAIPAVVIYNVFARMIANYKASLGDVAAQVMLLQSRDIDLGTVARDVPRPATAQKLRLG; translated from the coding sequence ATGCAAACGGACCTCTCCGTTTGGGGCATGTATCAACATGCCGATATCGTGGTAAAGGTGGTTATGATTGGCCTGTTGCTGGCCTCTGTCGTGACCTGGGCGATCTTCTTCGGCAAATATGCCGAACTCAGCGCGGCGAAGCGTCGCCTGAAGCGCGAGCAGCAGGCGCTGGGCGAAGCCCGCAATCTCAATGACGCCGCCCGTATCGCCCAGTCGTTTACCGGCCACAGCCACAGCGCGGTGCTGCTGAACGATGCGCAGAATGAACTTGCGCTGTCGGCGGGCGTGGAAGACACCAACGGCATCAAAGACCGCACCAGTTTCCGCCTTGAGCGCCGCGTCGCGGCCTTCAGCCGCCACGCCGGACGGGGCAACGGTTTCCTGGCGACCATCGGTTCGGTCGCGCCATTCGTGGGGCTGTTCGGCACCGTCTGGGGCATCATGAACAGTTTTATCGGCATCGCGAAAACCCAGACCACCAATCTTGCCGTGGTCGCGCCGGGGATCGCCGAAGCGCTGCTGGCGACCGCGGTCGGCCTGGTGGCGGCTATCCCGGCTGTCGTGATCTACAACGTATTTGCCCGCATGATCGCTAACTATAAAGCCTCGCTGGGAGATGTGGCCGCCCAGGTCATGCTGCTGCAGAGCCGCGATATCGACCTCGGCACCGTCGCCCGGGATGTTCCGCGTCCCGCCACCGCGCAGAAACTGCGGTTAGGGTAA
- a CDS encoding TRAP transporter substrate-binding protein, whose translation MRMIKTGLATALALTMMSAAVQAQVIKVAEVQPAGYPTVVALQHMGDKLKQATNGRLEMKIYAGGVLGDEDQTLQQVQLGAIDMIRVSLAPVTSIAPETSVLTLPYIFRDADHMHKVLDGEIGREIASRFDNDPNARMVFLGWTDAGERNMITKKPLAKPEDLKGMKIRVQNSAISLATLKAMGANPVAMGVSEVFSAMQTGVVDGTENNPPTFVAHNYLPVAKFYTLSGHFIQPEMILYSKRAWDRLTPDDQALLKKLGKEAQDEERQLWATYTDDSIAKMKAGGVTFQQTDRDYFVKATQPVRDQFGGKYQDLMTRIAEVK comes from the coding sequence ATGAGAATGATAAAAACAGGCCTGGCAACTGCCCTGGCGTTGACGATGATGAGCGCTGCCGTCCAGGCACAGGTCATTAAAGTTGCCGAAGTGCAGCCCGCGGGCTATCCGACGGTGGTCGCCCTGCAGCATATGGGTGACAAACTGAAACAGGCCACCAACGGACGGCTGGAGATGAAGATCTATGCCGGTGGCGTGCTGGGTGATGAAGATCAGACGCTGCAACAGGTGCAGCTCGGCGCCATCGATATGATCCGCGTTTCGCTGGCGCCGGTGACCTCGATTGCCCCGGAAACCAGCGTGCTGACGCTGCCCTATATTTTTCGCGACGCAGACCATATGCACAAGGTTCTGGATGGTGAGATAGGCCGCGAGATCGCCAGCCGGTTCGATAACGATCCCAACGCCCGCATGGTCTTTCTCGGCTGGACCGACGCCGGTGAGCGCAACATGATCACCAAAAAACCGCTGGCGAAGCCTGAGGATCTCAAAGGGATGAAGATCCGGGTGCAGAACAGCGCCATCTCGCTGGCGACGCTGAAAGCCATGGGCGCGAACCCGGTGGCGATGGGCGTCAGCGAAGTGTTCAGCGCCATGCAGACCGGCGTGGTCGATGGCACCGAGAACAATCCCCCGACCTTTGTGGCCCATAACTATCTGCCGGTGGCGAAGTTTTACACCCTCAGCGGCCACTTTATCCAGCCGGAGATGATCCTCTATTCAAAACGTGCCTGGGATCGTCTCACGCCCGACGACCAGGCGCTGCTGAAAAAGCTCGGTAAAGAGGCGCAGGATGAAGAGCGCCAGCTCTGGGCGACCTACACCGACGACTCGATCGCGAAGATGAAGGCGGGCGGCGTCACCTTCCAGCAGACCGACCGCGACTATTTCGTGAAAGCGACGCAGCCGGTGCGCGATCAGTTTGGCGGCAAATATCAGGATCTGATGACCCGGATCGCTGAGGTGAAATAA